A region of Nostoc sp. 'Peltigera membranacea cyanobiont' N6 DNA encodes the following proteins:
- a CDS encoding PAS domain S-box protein, whose protein sequence is MFKQFDEYNSQLFEQCPIGLVLCRTDGTLININSAYAAILGRTVPETLNLCDRQITPENYAAIDRSSLDNLKQTGRYGPYEKEIIHKDGHLVPVRISGLMIEKNGEQLIWCSVEDISDLRHAQQERQHTEKILKQSEARYRSLVTATAQIVWLSTPEGICFEMVSWVAYTGQTLAETENGGWINAVHPDDRDRTTLVWGTAVTNLSLYEVEYRIRSKDGSYRHFFVCGAPVIAEDGSIREWVGTCTDIHDRKLAEQTLQQNEQRFRSLVSASSQMVWTASLEGMVNAEIAGWEAYTGQSAAEMMGWGWLDVMHPDDRPRSAEVWSAAVANRSLYQLEYQIRAKDGTYRYFFGNAVPVLEADGSIREWIGTCTDIHDRKLAEQTLQQNEERFRSLVTAISQIVWVATPEGLAVSHEMPTWLAYTGQSAAEVEGLGWLNPIHPDDRDRTALAWSTAVANRSLFQTEYRFRSKDGNYRHFYVCGTPVLEADGSVREWIGTSTDIHDRKLAEAENQRLMNMLNHSSDAVIVRDFADKITHWSQGAERLYGWNCEEVKNQDIIHNLLHTIFPKPLKEIQTECLQQGTWFGELQHLTRDGRYIIVQSRWTMQLDASGQRCATLEINTDITARKQAEVALRQLNQELETRVLERTAALQNTLAETQGLNAILDNLADGLLVADTAGQITHFNPAFLAMYELTASDLNCHYRELPISGLAELVAQTQSHPGEVFSAEVELTKERIGQAVATAIFKKTTDREPATCFGSALLIRDVTAEKEIDQMKTDFISTVSHELRTPLTSVLGFASIIKEKLETDVFPMLSAEDRKLQKTIKRVGDNLNIIVAEAERLTSLINDVLDIAKMEAGKVEWQMQPIDPRELLDWATNSTASLFQTNGLRLVSEIEPGLPQILGDRNRLLQVLINLISNAVKFTESGCVTCRVKQENEGVCISVIDTGIGIAPEDQPKVFEKFRQVGDTLTDKPKGTGLGLPICKQIVDHHGGRIWVESESGNGSIFSFIIPTYASDQKNTTNLNLETLVKQLKEHVITTKTVLNEKRKTILVVDDDANIRELLRQQLENEGYNVREGKDGVDAIHQIKTARPDLILLDVMMPQINGFDVAAVLKNDPQTADIPIIILSIIENKERGYHIGIDRYLTKPINTEKLLNEIGSLLYQGTSSKKVLVVDKNASALKTLSDVLQAQGYNVIEASNPQECINKALSAKPDMIIIDSIFSQEGDLVKTLRFEKELENVFFIMLSDQ, encoded by the coding sequence ATGTTTAAGCAATTTGATGAATATAACAGTCAGCTATTTGAACAATGTCCTATTGGGCTAGTATTATGCCGAACAGATGGGACGCTAATTAACATTAATTCTGCCTATGCTGCCATTTTAGGGCGCACTGTTCCAGAAACTCTGAATCTGTGCGATCGCCAGATTACTCCTGAAAACTATGCCGCCATTGACCGATCTAGCCTAGATAACCTCAAACAAACAGGTCGCTACGGCCCTTATGAGAAAGAGATAATCCACAAAGACGGGCATCTAGTTCCGGTTAGGATCTCTGGACTAATGATTGAGAAAAATGGAGAGCAACTAATTTGGTGTAGTGTGGAGGACATCAGCGACCTTCGACACGCCCAGCAAGAACGCCAACATACTGAAAAAATCCTGAAACAGAGTGAAGCCCGATATCGCTCTCTGGTGACAGCTACTGCACAAATTGTTTGGTTAAGTACACCAGAAGGAATTTGCTTTGAAATGGTAAGTTGGGTAGCCTATACAGGTCAAACTCTAGCTGAAACGGAAAATGGGGGCTGGATTAATGCCGTTCATCCTGACGATCGCGATCGCACCACCCTTGTCTGGGGTACAGCCGTGACAAACCTCAGCCTCTATGAAGTTGAATACCGGATTCGTAGCAAAGACGGCAGCTACCGCCACTTCTTTGTTTGTGGTGCCCCCGTGATAGCAGAAGACGGCAGCATCCGCGAGTGGGTTGGCACCTGCACCGATATTCACGATCGCAAACTAGCAGAACAAACTCTGCAACAGAACGAACAACGGTTTCGCTCTCTGGTGAGTGCGAGTTCACAAATGGTCTGGACGGCATCCCTGGAAGGAATGGTCAACGCTGAAATAGCTGGCTGGGAGGCATATACAGGTCAGAGTGCAGCCGAAATGATGGGCTGGGGCTGGTTGGATGTCATGCATCCCGATGACCGTCCCCGCAGCGCCGAAGTTTGGAGTGCTGCTGTAGCGAACCGGAGTCTTTATCAACTTGAATACCAGATTCGTGCCAAAGACGGCACTTATCGCTACTTTTTTGGTAATGCAGTTCCGGTTTTAGAAGCAGACGGCAGCATCCGCGAGTGGATTGGCACTTGCACCGATATTCACGATCGCAAACTAGCAGAACAAACTCTACAACAGAACGAAGAACGGTTTCGCTCTCTGGTGACTGCTATCTCACAAATTGTCTGGGTAGCTACCCCTGAAGGACTCGCGGTAAGCCATGAAATGCCTACCTGGTTAGCGTACACAGGTCAGAGTGCAGCTGAAGTTGAAGGTTTGGGCTGGCTCAATCCGATTCATCCCGACGATCGCGATCGCACAGCCCTTGCCTGGAGTACTGCTGTGGCGAATCGGAGTCTCTTTCAAACTGAATACCGCTTTCGTAGCAAAGACGGCAACTACCGCCACTTTTATGTCTGTGGTACCCCGGTGTTAGAAGCAGATGGCAGCGTCCGGGAATGGATTGGCACTTCCACCGATATTCACGATCGGAAGCTAGCAGAAGCGGAAAATCAACGGTTGATGAATATGTTGAATCATTCCAGCGATGCCGTCATTGTCCGCGACTTCGCCGACAAAATCACTCACTGGAGTCAGGGGGCAGAACGGCTCTATGGCTGGAACTGTGAAGAAGTGAAAAACCAAGACATCATTCACAACCTGCTACACACAATCTTTCCAAAACCGCTAAAGGAAATCCAGACAGAGTGTTTACAGCAGGGCACATGGTTCGGGGAACTGCAACACCTTACCCGCGACGGTAGATATATTATTGTCCAGAGTCGCTGGACAATGCAACTGGATGCATCCGGCCAACGCTGCGCCACACTGGAAATTAATACCGATATTACTGCTCGTAAACAAGCAGAAGTCGCTCTACGCCAACTGAATCAAGAACTAGAAACCAGAGTTTTAGAGCGGACGGCTGCTCTGCAAAATACCTTAGCAGAAACACAGGGATTAAATGCCATTCTAGATAACTTAGCAGATGGTTTGTTAGTGGCAGACACCGCAGGACAAATTACCCACTTCAATCCTGCCTTTTTAGCCATGTATGAATTGACAGCTAGTGACCTCAACTGTCACTACCGAGAACTGCCAATATCTGGTTTAGCAGAACTAGTTGCACAAACTCAGTCTCATCCCGGAGAGGTGTTCTCTGCCGAAGTTGAACTGACCAAGGAACGCATTGGTCAGGCAGTGGCAACCGCCATTTTCAAAAAGACGACAGATCGAGAACCCGCTACCTGCTTCGGTTCGGCGCTGCTGATTCGGGATGTGACAGCAGAAAAGGAAATTGACCAGATGAAGACCGATTTCATCTCCACGGTTTCCCATGAACTGCGAACGCCACTGACTTCTGTTCTGGGTTTTGCATCGATCATTAAAGAAAAGCTAGAAACCGATGTGTTTCCAATGCTTTCTGCCGAAGACCGCAAGCTTCAGAAAACTATCAAGCGGGTGGGTGATAATCTCAACATTATTGTGGCTGAAGCAGAACGGCTCACGTCTTTGATTAACGATGTTCTGGACATCGCCAAGATGGAAGCAGGTAAGGTGGAATGGCAGATGCAGCCCATTGATCCCAGGGAATTACTGGATTGGGCTACCAATTCTACAGCCTCGTTGTTTCAAACCAATGGCTTGCGGTTAGTCAGTGAAATTGAACCTGGACTGCCTCAGATATTAGGCGATCGCAACCGTCTGCTGCAAGTTTTAATCAACCTGATTTCCAATGCCGTTAAGTTTACCGAATCTGGTTGTGTCACCTGCCGCGTCAAACAAGAAAACGAAGGTGTTTGCATCAGCGTCATCGACACAGGTATTGGTATTGCACCTGAAGATCAGCCAAAAGTATTCGAGAAATTCCGCCAAGTTGGTGACACCCTCACCGACAAACCCAAAGGCACTGGGTTAGGACTGCCCATCTGTAAACAAATCGTCGATCATCACGGCGGTAGAATTTGGGTTGAGAGTGAATCAGGTAACGGCAGCATATTCTCATTCATCATTCCCACCTACGCCAGCGATCAAAAAAACACTACTAATCTGAATCTAGAGACATTAGTCAAACAACTCAAAGAACACGTCATCACCACAAAAACTGTACTGAATGAAAAACGTAAAACCATTTTGGTTGTAGATGATGACGCTAACATTCGGGAATTGCTTCGTCAACAACTGGAAAACGAAGGCTATAATGTTCGGGAAGGAAAAGACGGCGTAGATGCAATTCATCAAATCAAAACAGCCCGTCCCGATCTGATTCTCTTGGACGTAATGATGCCCCAAATCAATGGTTTTGATGTGGCAGCCGTTCTCAAAAACGATCCTCAGACCGCAGACATCCCGATCATTATTTTGTCAATTATTGAAAACAAAGAACGGGGCTACCATATTGGTATCGATCGCTATCTCACTAAGCCCATTAACACAGAGAAACTTCTCAACGAAATAGGCTCACTACTTTATCAGGGTACTTCTAGTAAAAAGGTATTAGTTGTAGATAAAAATGCATCAGCCTTAAAAACCTTATCGGATGTACTGCAAGCTCAAGGATACAACGTAATTGAAGCCTCCAATCCCCAAGAATGCATCAATAAAGCCCTTTCAGCCAAACCTGACATGATCATCATTGATTCTATCTTTTCTCAAGAAGGCGATTTGGTGAAAACCCTACGCTTTGAGAAAGAGTTGGAAAATGTATTCTTTATTATGCTGTCCGATCAGTAA
- a CDS encoding ATP-binding protein — protein sequence MPAVSLRKMLNKKELPSLFNNLVHQFGIAVDVELIDGTKLISIGERTKENRYPVEVSGEIIGWVVGGEQAIILATLLSFLAKQEAEKKILAKELLERYQEIDLFEDISTQLTTSLDTRQIAQLVLQELSQLIESSAGMILLLSPDVTAFEIIAEFGVFFDDSQPEPGKGIIGNIVQSNRAELVNDVQADPRLNGQKNVSAMICVPLRAKERVLGAIAIGTSKSDSYKAEHLKLVSIFASQTAIAIDKALLYEQSTQAAVQAKAQTQKLQQALHELQLAQTQLIQSEKMSSLGQLIAGVAHEINNPVNFICGNLRYVAEYSQDLLHLLEKYQNFLPVIPPELESELDNIDLEFIIQDLPKLLDSMKVGTDRIVEIVQSLKNFSRHDEAEMKAVNIHDGIDGTLMILHHRLKADARRPAIEIVKDYAKLPLIECYPGQLNQVFMNILANAIDALEESLVISHSSLASNESQITNDKGQMILPSITIRTQVIDREWVVIRIADNGPGMKEEIIRRIYDPFFTTKEVGKGTGLGMAISYQIVVDKHRGMLKCRSHPGEGTEFWIQIPLSCAVVDATEEQNFISASPTATTELSPTPDADGFIPSAAPMLKPTDLLIRHTQLIQRLSQHNPDVEGTSPDQIYEMFQRHPISLKLYATLLSWFCCSNPTQIRH from the coding sequence ATGCCCGCAGTTAGCCTTAGAAAGATGCTCAATAAAAAAGAGTTGCCATCTCTCTTTAATAACTTAGTCCACCAGTTCGGCATTGCGGTTGATGTTGAACTGATAGACGGCACGAAACTAATTAGCATTGGGGAGCGAACTAAGGAAAATCGATATCCAGTCGAGGTTTCAGGAGAAATAATCGGTTGGGTTGTTGGCGGAGAACAGGCAATTATACTTGCGACTTTGCTCTCATTTCTGGCCAAGCAGGAAGCTGAGAAGAAAATACTTGCTAAAGAATTGCTAGAGCGATACCAGGAAATTGATTTGTTTGAGGATATCTCGACTCAACTCACAACAAGTTTAGATACGCGACAGATTGCCCAACTCGTGCTTCAAGAATTGAGCCAATTAATTGAATCATCTGCGGGGATGATTCTGCTCCTGAGTCCAGATGTAACTGCCTTTGAAATCATTGCCGAATTTGGAGTGTTTTTTGACGATAGTCAGCCGGAACCGGGCAAGGGAATTATTGGCAATATTGTGCAATCCAACCGGGCAGAACTCGTCAATGATGTGCAAGCCGATCCTCGATTAAATGGGCAAAAAAACGTTAGCGCCATGATTTGTGTACCGTTAAGAGCCAAGGAGCGGGTACTGGGAGCGATCGCAATTGGGACATCGAAAAGTGACTCGTACAAAGCTGAACACCTGAAACTTGTGAGTATCTTTGCCTCTCAAACAGCGATCGCCATTGACAAAGCTTTGCTTTACGAGCAAAGCACTCAAGCAGCAGTCCAGGCAAAAGCCCAGACACAGAAGCTTCAGCAAGCTCTCCACGAGTTGCAATTAGCCCAAACTCAGTTAATTCAAAGCGAAAAAATGTCCAGTTTAGGGCAACTCATTGCCGGAGTTGCCCACGAAATCAACAACCCGGTTAATTTTATTTGCGGCAATTTAAGGTATGTTGCCGAATATTCCCAAGACTTGTTGCACCTATTGGAAAAGTATCAGAACTTCCTACCTGTTATTCCTCCAGAGTTGGAATCAGAGTTAGACAATATAGACCTGGAATTTATCATCCAGGATCTCCCCAAACTGCTAGATTCGATGAAAGTGGGCACCGATCGCATCGTCGAAATTGTCCAATCTTTGAAAAACTTTTCTCGCCATGATGAAGCCGAAATGAAAGCCGTCAACATCCATGATGGCATCGACGGAACGTTAATGATTCTTCACCATCGCCTGAAAGCAGATGCTCGCCGTCCGGCAATTGAAATCGTTAAAGATTATGCAAAACTTCCCCTAATTGAATGCTACCCCGGACAGTTGAATCAAGTGTTTATGAACATCCTGGCAAATGCCATTGATGCGCTCGAAGAGTCATTAGTCATTAGTCATTCGTCATTGGCATCAAACGAATCACAAATAACAAATGACAAAGGACAAATGATACTTCCGAGCATCACTATTCGTACCCAAGTTATCGATCGCGAGTGGGTTGTGATTCGCATTGCCGACAATGGACCAGGGATGAAGGAGGAGATTATCCGACGCATTTACGATCCCTTCTTTACCACAAAAGAAGTTGGTAAGGGAACCGGGTTAGGCATGGCAATCAGCTATCAAATTGTTGTAGACAAACATCGAGGAATGCTCAAGTGTCGTTCTCACCCAGGTGAAGGCACAGAGTTCTGGATTCAAATTCCGTTAAGTTGTGCAGTGGTGGACGCTACAGAAGAACAAAATTTTATCTCTGCCTCGCCAACTGCCACAACGGAATTATCCCCCACTCCCGATGCCGACGGCTTCATTCCATCAGCAGCGCCAATGCTCAAACCAACGGATTTGTTGATCCGCCATACTCAACTGATCCAGCGACTCTCACAGCACAATCCAGATGTGGAAGGTACGTCACCCGATCAAATTTACGAGATGTTCCAACGCCACCCAATTTCGTTAAAGCTTTACGCCACTTTGTTGTCTTGGTTCTGTTGTTCTAACCCTACCCAAATACGTCACTAA
- a CDS encoding NB-ARC domain-containing protein encodes MTLQNWRRKRGVALTSKGLQKIKQAKHQSEAKENFGNRYTLEEMSALSGLYSATISKVLNREGGVDKQTIEKLFSVFQLKIDKSDYSSSNNRLDWGEAIFNSVFYGRIKELTTLEQWILNEHCRLVALLGIGGIGKTALSVKLAQQIQDNFEYVIWRSLREAPPVKIILSNLIQFLSDEQETESNLPESFSDRVSRLLYYLQNHRCLVILDNAESILRSGSRAGLYREGYEEYGELLRRIGEGTHQSCLILTSREKPKEVALLEGQAIPVRSLPLSGLKVAEGQEILKLKGLSAVEDEWKVMIERYAGNPLALKIVATTIQDIFGGNVTEFLQQDTAVFGDIRDVLEQQFERLSDLEKDIMYWLAINRESLTLSELRDDIISPVAQSKLLEAVESLGRRSLIEKATPTLIDKTGSFFTLQPVVMEYVTNSLIEQVCEEIVTQNIDLFRSKALTKATAKEYVRDTQISLIIKPVIDGLLTAFRSKKNLENHLAQILATLREISPLEQSYTAGNVFNLLCSLETDLSNYDFSYLTIWQADLQNVKLHNANFARAHLAKCVFIETFGGIFSVAFSPDGKLLATGDTNGEIRLYEVANSQQLMACKGHTGWVWSVTFSPDGKVLASGSNDQTIKLWDISTGQCLKTFEGHIGGVRSVTFSPDNQVLASGSDDQTVKLWNISTGKCFKTLQENGCSVWSVAFNPKGDVLASGNDDYKVRLWDINSNSCIHTLEGHTQWVYSVTFSPDGNTLASASHDQTVKLWDTNTGKCIKTLQGHTDLVHSVTFSVDGSTLVSCGEDQTVKVWDFVTGQCLKTLQGHKSRVWSLAICINQNICASSSDDQTVKLWNISTGRCIKTFQGYNNGIWSVAVSPNDNFLASGSNDQTVTLWDAMAGKCLKTLQGHDRRVTSVVFSPDSQLLASGSEDQTIRIWDINNSKCLKILKGHSNRVTSVTFSADSYFLASGSDDQTIRIWDITTGQCLNTLREHSGRTWSVTFSPDSHVLASGSHDGTVKLWDIRISKCLHTLQGHTEWVWAVGFSSDGGMLASGSGDQTIKIWDVTTGQCLRTLQGHTNTIYSVAFSSDGRILASGSGDQTVKLWDVSTGRCLRTLLGHTRWVWSVTFSSDGQTVVSCSEDETIKIWDVQTGECLKTLKSKNPYEGMNITSISGLTDSQKDTLKALGAVEY; translated from the coding sequence ATGACTTTACAGAATTGGAGACGCAAGCGTGGCGTTGCACTTACTAGCAAAGGGTTGCAGAAAATTAAGCAAGCAAAGCATCAGTCAGAGGCAAAAGAAAATTTTGGAAACAGGTATACTCTTGAAGAAATGAGCGCCCTCTCTGGGTTATATTCCGCTACCATATCGAAAGTATTGAATCGGGAAGGAGGCGTTGATAAACAGACTATTGAAAAGCTTTTTTCAGTTTTTCAATTAAAAATAGATAAAAGTGACTATTCAAGCTCAAATAATCGTCTAGATTGGGGAGAAGCTATCTTTAACTCAGTTTTTTATGGACGGATTAAAGAACTTACTACGTTAGAGCAATGGATTCTTAACGAACACTGCCGATTGGTTGCCCTATTAGGAATAGGAGGGATTGGGAAAACAGCGCTGTCTGTAAAGCTTGCTCAACAGATTCAGGATAACTTTGAGTATGTGATCTGGCGATCGCTACGAGAAGCCCCACCTGTTAAAATTATTCTAAGTAACCTGATCCAATTCTTATCTGATGAGCAGGAAACAGAAAGCAATTTACCAGAAAGCTTTAGCGATCGGGTATCGAGACTCCTCTATTATTTGCAAAATCATCGCTGTTTGGTGATTCTTGATAACGCAGAGTCAATTCTCCGCAGTGGTAGCCGCGCCGGACTTTATCGAGAAGGATATGAGGAATATGGTGAGCTTTTAAGACGGATAGGAGAAGGAACTCACCAAAGCTGCTTAATACTGACTAGTCGTGAAAAACCGAAAGAAGTAGCATTACTTGAAGGACAAGCAATACCTGTTCGCTCATTACCATTAAGTGGTTTGAAGGTAGCAGAAGGGCAAGAAATCTTAAAACTCAAAGGGCTATCTGCGGTAGAGGATGAATGGAAAGTAATGATTGAGCGCTACGCAGGCAATCCACTGGCCTTAAAGATAGTTGCTACAACCATTCAAGATATTTTTGGTGGTAATGTCACTGAATTTTTGCAACAAGACACGGCTGTTTTTGGCGACATTCGTGATGTTTTAGAGCAGCAGTTTGAGCGCTTGTCAGATTTAGAAAAGGATATTATGTACTGGCTGGCGATTAATCGTGAGTCGCTTACACTCTCAGAATTGCGAGACGATATTATATCACCAGTTGCACAATCAAAATTATTAGAGGCTGTAGAATCGCTGGGGAGGCGATCGCTAATTGAAAAAGCTACGCCTACGCTCATTGATAAAACTGGATCGTTTTTTACCCTCCAGCCTGTGGTGATGGAATATGTGACTAATAGTTTGATAGAACAAGTCTGTGAAGAGATTGTCACCCAGAATATTGATTTATTCAGGAGTAAAGCTCTAACAAAAGCCACAGCAAAAGAATATGTCAGGGATACTCAAATTAGCCTCATAATTAAACCAGTTATAGATGGGCTGCTTACTGCTTTTAGAAGTAAAAAAAACTTAGAAAATCACTTAGCTCAAATTTTAGCAACGCTACGAGAGATATCCCCTCTAGAACAAAGTTATACAGCAGGAAATGTCTTTAACCTCCTTTGTTCTTTAGAAACCGATCTCAGCAATTATGATTTTTCTTATCTAACTATTTGGCAAGCCGATTTGCAGAATGTAAAGTTGCATAATGCAAATTTTGCTCGCGCCCATCTAGCTAAGTGTGTTTTTATTGAAACCTTTGGTGGTATTTTTTCGGTAGCTTTTAGCCCGGATGGTAAACTTTTAGCTACTGGTGATACCAATGGAGAAATTCGCTTGTACGAAGTTGCCAATAGTCAGCAACTTATGGCTTGTAAAGGGCATACTGGTTGGGTTTGGTCAGTTACTTTTAGTCCCGACGGCAAAGTTCTTGCCAGTGGTAGCAATGACCAAACAATAAAACTGTGGGATATCAGTACTGGTCAGTGCTTAAAAACTTTTGAGGGTCATATTGGTGGGGTTCGTTCGGTCACTTTTAGTCCTGACAATCAGGTTCTTGCTAGTGGCAGTGATGACCAAACGGTGAAGCTGTGGAATATCAGTACAGGCAAATGTTTCAAAACATTACAAGAAAATGGTTGTAGTGTATGGTCTGTTGCCTTTAATCCAAAAGGTGATGTGTTAGCAAGTGGAAATGATGACTATAAAGTCAGGCTGTGGGATATTAACAGCAATTCATGTATTCACACTTTAGAAGGCCATACTCAGTGGGTATACTCAGTCACTTTCAGCCCTGACGGTAATACACTAGCTAGCGCTAGCCATGACCAAACAGTTAAACTTTGGGACACAAATACTGGTAAATGTATTAAAACTTTGCAGGGGCATACAGACTTGGTACATTCAGTTACCTTTAGCGTCGATGGTAGCACTCTTGTTAGTTGCGGTGAAGACCAAACAGTTAAGGTATGGGATTTCGTGACTGGCCAATGCCTTAAAACTCTACAAGGACATAAAAGTAGGGTATGGTCGTTAGCAATATGCATAAATCAAAATATCTGTGCTAGTAGCAGTGATGACCAAACGGTAAAGTTATGGAATATCAGTACTGGTCGATGCATTAAGACCTTCCAGGGTTACAACAATGGGATATGGTCAGTTGCTGTTAGCCCAAACGATAATTTCCTTGCCAGTGGTAGTAACGACCAAACAGTGACACTGTGGGATGCTATGGCTGGTAAGTGTCTCAAAACTTTACAGGGACATGATAGGAGAGTTACATCAGTTGTGTTTAGCCCTGATTCTCAATTGCTTGCTAGTGGCAGCGAAGACCAAACAATAAGAATATGGGATATAAATAATAGTAAATGTCTTAAAATATTGAAAGGACATAGTAATCGAGTTACATCAGTTACTTTTAGTGCTGACAGCTATTTTTTGGCAAGTGGTAGTGATGACCAAACAATAAGAATATGGGATATTACCACTGGGCAATGCCTCAATACTTTACGAGAACATAGTGGTAGAACATGGTCAGTCACCTTCAGTCCTGATAGTCATGTATTAGCTAGTGGTAGTCATGACGGAACAGTGAAACTTTGGGATATTCGCATTAGCAAATGCCTTCATACTTTACAAGGTCATACCGAATGGGTTTGGGCAGTTGGCTTCAGTTCAGATGGTGGTATGCTAGCTAGCGGTAGCGGAGACCAAACGATTAAAATCTGGGATGTCACTACTGGTCAGTGTCTTAGAACTTTGCAAGGTCATACAAATACTATATATTCAGTTGCTTTCAGTTCTGATGGTCGCATACTGGCGAGTGGCAGTGGGGACCAAACAGTTAAGCTTTGGGATGTTAGCACAGGTAGGTGTTTAAGAACTCTATTAGGACATACTAGATGGGTTTGGTCAGTTACCTTTAGTTCTGATGGTCAGACTGTGGTCAGTTGTAGTGAAGATGAGACAATTAAGATTTGGGATGTACAAACAGGTGAATGTTTAAAAACTTTGAAGAGTAAAAATCCTTATGAGGGAATGAATATCACTAGCATAAGTGGTTTAACTGACTCTCAAAAGGATACTTTAAAAGCTCTAGGAGCAGTTGAGTATTAA
- a CDS encoding fatty acid hydroxylase, translating to MLEAIAVAWLLLFFGDFLSTFLYHVPEHVFGSLHLKTHHSWKKDFRHYAILTFNPQVLLDGILGAFPYLLIAVVLWSFSPIGVISGLLFGQFHVWWRHISVLGWQTSKPVNILCQIFFITTPERHWLHHHKTNLGFGDIFTFFEQPAQMWLRWLRLLRLRFRYSRI from the coding sequence ATGCTTGAGGCTATCGCTGTTGCTTGGTTATTACTGTTTTTTGGCGATTTTCTATCTACATTCCTTTACCACGTACCTGAGCACGTTTTTGGTAGCCTTCATTTAAAAACGCACCACTCCTGGAAAAAAGACTTCCGCCACTACGCTATTTTGACTTTTAATCCCCAGGTTCTTTTAGATGGTATCTTGGGAGCTTTTCCTTATTTACTCATAGCAGTAGTTTTGTGGTCTTTCTCTCCCATTGGTGTTATCTCTGGATTACTGTTTGGTCAGTTTCATGTCTGGTGGAGACACATAAGTGTACTAGGTTGGCAAACTTCAAAGCCTGTAAATATTTTATGCCAAATTTTCTTTATTACTACTCCTGAGAGACACTGGTTACATCATCACAAAACTAATTTAGGTTTCGGTGATATTTTCACCTTCTTTGAACAACCTGCACAAATGTGGTTACGCTGGCTTCGACTACTCAGACTTCGTTTTCGTTACTCTCGAATCTAA
- a CDS encoding response regulator transcription factor, with translation MTQKILIVDDEPNILILMEQALEALEDEGVELLTARNGEEALETIKAEKPNLVFLDVMMPKMNGLQVCHIVKHDLQMTDVYIVILTAKGQEFDKQKGIEVGADLYLTKPFRPKEVLEKSMQVLGF, from the coding sequence ATGACCCAGAAAATTTTGATTGTTGACGATGAACCCAATATCTTGATTTTGATGGAACAAGCCTTAGAAGCATTAGAAGACGAGGGTGTTGAACTTCTAACTGCTAGAAATGGAGAAGAAGCTCTCGAAACTATTAAAGCTGAAAAACCAAATCTAGTTTTTCTTGATGTGATGATGCCTAAAATGAACGGTCTGCAAGTCTGTCACATTGTGAAACACGACTTGCAAATGACTGATGTATACATTGTAATACTGACAGCTAAGGGACAGGAATTTGATAAACAAAAAGGAATTGAAGTTGGTGCAGATTTATATCTAACTAAACCATTTCGCCCCAAAGAAGTACTTGAAAAATCAATGCAGGTTTTGGGCTTTTGA
- a CDS encoding CopG family transcriptional regulator yields MNKTAALKSPRLATSTKKRALKRITLNLTSDEAQNLEKYCEQTGSPAIDVIRKLIQALP; encoded by the coding sequence ATGAATAAAACTGCTGCACTTAAATCTCCCCGCTTGGCAACCTCCACTAAAAAAAGGGCGCTTAAGCGAATTACCTTAAACTTGACATCAGATGAAGCCCAGAACCTTGAAAAGTATTGCGAACAGACAGGAAGTCCAGCAATAGATGTGATTCGGAAACTCATTCAAGCTTTACCTTGA